A region of Mycoplasmopsis bovirhinis DNA encodes the following proteins:
- a CDS encoding ATP-binding cassette domain-containing protein — translation MNKQKAILEIFNLKKFFVNKGNVNKAVDDVSFDVKEGEIVGLIGESGSGKTTIGRSLLRLYDDFNGFVRLDGQLISGKRISRKTRKFMRKNIQMIFQDPMAALNGQHTIFSILKEPLVVNKIIKNKIKDLDQNWFRVKENFHYSFLEAVLKLKLENLQITNSLTKPFSEKWNKILTEVNNFSNDETSYDDKFNSYFSFLEEKNKNNSKIINNLYSNTDLLISLYHESKAKLDANQIDFDESAYYEALAKYTEQLKLSKKTKAYYEYKTNRQSTFKNFKLALSNWWEEYSGSKNSVKNILAELKNEARLNWNEAYNSYDLDLHAYKLKLHLLNKKVQNILSKNQKNLTYLTFNELQELIKSLEDLSLPIFEQKLNLNLYDFNSLKSYKQELVKIIKQEYQFDFSKYTNISNGRKKTYKTQLNNQFKNFIKYLKLQFKEFFVKPAQNTIELNKAKENFEAAKEIHHQEVSKYVLEFQTRINNLKNEIEKETTIWQKLKTASKANNELFNLTHKKFKEFYKSSRIKVLETKIREAKNSNKEALAKLTQKLKQAKIDLKVYDTNVQDKRSGIDSFDIELKYLNKDLNNTYVLLGVSKFDLWLNKQHKHLQKVIRFVNKPFSLAKLKSLFTKITIYKSLEDVGLLKQFAYRYPHEFSGGQRQRIVIARALISDPKVIVADEPIASLDISIQAQIVNLLKDLCFEKNIGMVFIAHDLSMIEYIADRVQIMHFGKIVESGDTNEIYQNPIHPYTIKLFNAIPKVSNANEKFKDVKFELEYLKEQQYPNIPTNMSLSDNNDHFVYATKDQFVKWTKPKSQHD, via the coding sequence ATGAATAAACAAAAAGCTATTTTAGAAATTTTTAATTTAAAAAAATTCTTTGTTAACAAGGGTAATGTTAACAAAGCTGTAGATGATGTGTCATTTGACGTTAAAGAAGGTGAAATAGTTGGTTTAATAGGTGAATCTGGTTCAGGTAAAACAACAATTGGTCGCTCACTTTTAAGATTATATGATGATTTTAACGGCTTTGTGCGCCTTGATGGTCAACTCATTTCTGGAAAAAGAATTTCACGTAAAACACGTAAGTTTATGCGTAAAAATATTCAAATGATTTTCCAAGACCCAATGGCTGCTCTTAACGGACAACATACAATTTTCTCAATTTTAAAAGAACCTTTAGTTGTTAACAAAATAATTAAAAATAAAATTAAGGACTTAGATCAAAATTGATTTAGAGTTAAAGAAAATTTCCATTATTCATTTTTAGAAGCAGTTTTAAAATTAAAACTTGAAAATCTCCAAATCACTAATTCTTTAACAAAACCTTTTAGTGAAAAATGAAATAAAATTCTAACTGAGGTGAATAATTTTAGTAATGATGAAACTTCTTATGATGATAAATTTAATTCCTATTTCTCTTTCTTAGAAGAAAAAAATAAAAATAATTCTAAAATTATTAATAACTTATATTCTAATACTGATTTGCTGATTTCTTTATACCATGAATCTAAAGCTAAATTAGATGCCAATCAAATTGATTTTGACGAATCAGCTTACTATGAAGCTTTAGCTAAATACACTGAGCAATTAAAATTAAGCAAAAAAACTAAAGCTTATTATGAATATAAAACTAATAGACAAAGCACTTTTAAAAACTTTAAATTAGCTCTTTCAAATTGATGAGAAGAATATTCAGGTTCTAAAAACTCAGTTAAAAACATTTTAGCTGAATTAAAAAATGAAGCACGGTTAAATTGAAATGAAGCATATAATAGTTATGATTTAGATTTACATGCTTATAAATTAAAATTGCACTTACTTAATAAAAAAGTTCAAAATATATTAAGTAAAAACCAAAAGAATCTTACTTATTTAACTTTTAATGAATTACAAGAGTTAATTAAATCATTAGAAGATTTATCATTACCAATTTTTGAACAAAAATTAAATCTTAATTTATATGATTTTAATTCACTGAAATCATATAAACAAGAACTAGTTAAAATTATTAAACAAGAATATCAATTTGATTTTAGTAAGTATACAAATATTTCGAACGGAAGAAAAAAAACTTATAAAACTCAGTTAAATAATCAATTTAAAAACTTTATTAAGTATCTAAAATTACAATTTAAAGAATTTTTTGTAAAACCAGCTCAAAATACTATTGAATTAAATAAAGCCAAAGAGAATTTTGAAGCTGCAAAGGAAATTCATCACCAAGAAGTTAGCAAATATGTTTTAGAATTTCAAACTAGAATTAATAATTTAAAGAATGAAATCGAAAAAGAAACTACAATTTGACAAAAACTCAAAACAGCTTCAAAAGCTAATAATGAATTATTTAATTTAACACATAAAAAATTCAAAGAGTTTTATAAAAGCAGTCGTATTAAAGTTTTAGAAACAAAAATTAGAGAAGCTAAAAATTCTAATAAAGAAGCTTTAGCTAAATTAACTCAAAAACTCAAACAAGCTAAAATTGATTTAAAAGTTTATGATACTAATGTGCAAGATAAGCGCTCAGGTATTGATTCATTTGATATAGAATTAAAATATTTAAATAAAGATTTAAATAATACTTATGTTTTGCTTGGAGTATCTAAATTTGATTTATGGTTAAATAAACAACATAAACACTTGCAAAAAGTTATTAGATTTGTAAATAAACCATTTAGTTTAGCTAAACTTAAAAGTTTATTTACTAAGATAACTATTTATAAAAGTTTAGAAGATGTTGGTTTATTAAAACAATTTGCCTATCGTTATCCTCATGAATTTTCTGGGGGACAACGTCAAAGAATTGTTATTGCAAGGGCTTTGATTTCTGATCCTAAAGTAATTGTAGCTGACGAACCAATTGCATCACTTGATATTTCAATTCAAGCACAAATTGTTAACTTGTTAAAAGATTTATGTTTTGAAAAAAATATTGGAATGGTTTTCATTGCCCATGATTTATCAATGATTGAATATATTGCGGATCGAGTTCAAATTATGCATTTTGGTAAAATTGTTGAATCAGGGGATACCAATGAAATTTACCAAAACCCAATTCATCCATATACTATTAAATTATTTAATGCAATTCCAAAAGTTTCTAATGCGAATGAGAAATTTAAAGATGTTAAATTTGAACTTGAATATCTTAAAGAACAACAATATCCAAATATTCCAACTAATATGTCATTAAGTGATAATAATGATCACTTTGTTTATGCAACAAAAGACCAATTTGTTAAATGAACAAAACCTAAATCACAACATGATTAA
- a CDS encoding ribonuclease J, protein MKKKASLPTRIIPLGGVQEIGKSTLLVEHDNHIFIIDSGIKFADTYNTGIKGIIPNYDYLNLPNKIIEGLFITHGHEDHIGGVVYLVKQTKLNKIFAPRIAIQYLKLKFDEHNIKSKIEFIEIQKDDVYHFNGDCKVDFWTSQHSIPDSFGVRITTPNGSIMCTGDFRFDYTPIGNYTDFARLDEIGKQGLTALLSDSTNAMRPDHSPSESDILTDIERHMKDAKKKIIITAFASNLTRIKVIIELAQKLGKKVITFGHSMIQGIKIGKKLGYINVADNVLIDKKAAQNYKDSDLVILTTGSQGEQLAALSRMSYGKHATIKITKGDMIIFSSSPIPGNRMVIELLINRLYKLGAIIKENGVDGYLHTSGHAYKSEHDKIFQLTKPKYFLPYHGEFRMSLAHGQSAIENGVNPKNVIIIQKGVVYEMLNQNIKASQELIDFGPIYIDGNTVLNFSGKIIKERAQLKDSGFMSLVFLLNKEANQIIGRPQVLTKGTFFVKTSKALIEECKRISHGAILYHIKNNPNWTVEDLEKLIIERISALLHKEKRRNPVIVPTILFTNDPADPDLLAKPIKFGNTKSEKVEKYESDKKPKTHKTKLIAQKLKELEELSLSVVDSDYEIDEDDEV, encoded by the coding sequence ATGAAGAAAAAAGCTAGCCTTCCCACTCGAATTATCCCGCTTGGCGGGGTACAAGAAATTGGTAAATCAACTTTATTAGTTGAACATGATAATCATATTTTTATTATTGATTCAGGAATTAAATTTGCTGATACTTATAATACAGGAATTAAAGGAATAATTCCTAACTATGACTATTTAAATTTACCCAATAAAATTATTGAAGGTTTATTTATTACCCACGGTCATGAGGATCATATTGGCGGTGTTGTTTACTTAGTTAAACAAACAAAGTTAAACAAAATCTTTGCACCGAGAATAGCTATTCAATATTTAAAATTAAAATTTGATGAACATAATATTAAATCTAAAATTGAATTTATTGAAATTCAAAAAGATGATGTTTATCATTTTAACGGTGATTGCAAAGTTGATTTTTGAACTTCGCAACATTCAATTCCAGATTCATTTGGTGTAAGGATTACTACTCCAAATGGAAGTATTATGTGTACTGGTGATTTTAGGTTTGATTATACTCCAATTGGTAACTATACTGATTTTGCTCGTTTAGATGAAATTGGAAAACAAGGCTTGACAGCCTTGTTATCTGATTCAACTAATGCAATGCGCCCAGATCACTCACCTTCTGAAAGTGATATTTTAACTGATATTGAAAGGCACATGAAAGATGCTAAGAAGAAAATTATTATTACTGCTTTTGCATCAAATTTAACCAGAATTAAAGTAATTATTGAATTAGCGCAAAAACTCGGTAAAAAAGTTATTACATTTGGTCATTCAATGATTCAAGGAATTAAGATTGGTAAAAAACTAGGTTATATTAATGTTGCTGATAATGTTTTAATCGATAAAAAAGCAGCACAAAATTATAAAGATTCAGATTTAGTAATTTTAACTACTGGCTCACAAGGAGAACAACTTGCCGCTTTATCAAGAATGAGTTATGGAAAACATGCTACAATTAAAATAACTAAAGGTGATATGATCATCTTTTCATCAAGTCCAATTCCCGGAAACCGTATGGTTATTGAATTGTTAATTAATAGACTCTATAAATTAGGCGCTATTATTAAAGAAAATGGTGTTGATGGATATTTACATACTTCGGGACATGCATATAAATCTGAACATGATAAAATTTTTCAGTTAACTAAACCTAAATATTTTTTACCATATCACGGTGAATTTAGGATGAGCCTAGCTCATGGCCAAAGCGCAATTGAAAATGGAGTTAATCCTAAAAATGTAATTATAATCCAAAAAGGTGTAGTTTATGAGATGCTTAATCAAAATATCAAAGCTTCACAAGAACTTATTGATTTTGGACCTATATATATTGATGGAAATACGGTTTTAAATTTTTCCGGTAAAATTATTAAAGAGCGAGCCCAACTCAAAGACTCAGGTTTTATGAGTTTAGTTTTTTTACTTAATAAAGAAGCTAACCAAATTATTGGTCGTCCACAAGTTTTAACAAAAGGGACATTCTTTGTTAAAACTTCTAAAGCTTTAATTGAAGAATGTAAGAGAATTTCTCATGGAGCTATACTTTATCATATTAAAAATAATCCAAACTGAACAGTTGAAGACTTAGAAAAACTAATTATTGAACGAATTAGTGCACTATTACATAAGGAAAAACGTCGTAACCCAGTTATTGTGCCAACTATTTTATTTACTAATGATCCAGCGGATCCAGATTTATTAGCTAAGCCAATTAAATTTGGTAATACTAAAAGTGAAAAAGTAGAAAAATACGAAAGTGACAAAAAACCTAAAACCCATAAAACTAAATTAATAGCTCAAAAATTAAAAGAATTAGAAGAGCTTTCATTAAGCGTGGTTGATTCTGATTATGAAATAGACGAGGATGATGAGGTATAA
- the tsf gene encoding translation elongation factor Ts, protein MSANKMELIKELRARTNSSLIDCKKALEASNDDIEDAINWLRENGIVKAAKKAGRVAAEGAVVALGNEKRAVLVEINSETDFSAKNQKFVELLSKVAQRFLTSNAASLEEVYKLELESGVSIENALIEATSVIGEKISLRRVLALEANEDEVLGVYVHANSQVASVVKVAGKNVEAAKNVAMHVSAMNPEFSLVSQIPSERFEALKASFEKPAGFDSKPASIQEKIKEGWLAKQLSEFVLEKQAFVMEDSLSVEKYLANHGDKLVEVARFEVGEGIEKVQSNFAADVASMVAK, encoded by the coding sequence ATGAGTGCAAACAAAATGGAATTAATCAAAGAATTAAGAGCAAGAACAAACTCTTCATTAATTGATTGTAAAAAAGCTTTAGAAGCATCTAATGACGATATTGAAGATGCTATTAACTGATTAAGAGAAAATGGGATTGTTAAAGCAGCTAAAAAAGCCGGACGTGTTGCTGCAGAGGGAGCAGTTGTTGCTCTTGGTAATGAAAAACGTGCAGTTTTAGTTGAAATTAACTCTGAGACAGATTTTTCAGCTAAAAATCAAAAATTTGTTGAATTATTATCTAAAGTCGCACAAAGATTTTTAACTAGCAACGCTGCTTCTTTAGAAGAAGTTTACAAGTTAGAGTTAGAAAGTGGTGTTAGCATTGAAAATGCCCTAATTGAAGCTACTTCAGTTATCGGGGAAAAAATTTCGCTTCGACGTGTTTTAGCTCTTGAAGCAAATGAAGATGAAGTTTTAGGAGTTTACGTTCACGCTAATTCACAAGTTGCTTCTGTTGTTAAAGTAGCTGGAAAAAATGTTGAAGCAGCTAAAAACGTTGCTATGCACGTTTCAGCAATGAACCCAGAATTTTCATTAGTTTCACAAATTCCAAGCGAACGTTTTGAAGCTTTAAAAGCAAGCTTTGAAAAACCTGCTGGTTTTGATTCAAAACCTGCTTCAATACAAGAAAAAATTAAAGAAGGTTGGTTAGCTAAACAATTATCAGAATTTGTTTTAGAAAAACAAGCTTTTGTCATGGAAGATTCTTTATCAGTTGAAAAATATTTAGCTAACCACGGTGATAAACTAGTTGAAGTTGCAAGATTTGAAGTTGGAGAAGGGATTGAAAAAGTTCAATCAAACTTTGCAGCTGATGTTGCAAGTATGGTGGCTAAGTAA
- the pgsA gene encoding CDP-diacylglycerol--glycerol-3-phosphate 3-phosphatidyltransferase, with product MKAKLNLNVIKTKFNNTFSNLKNIKKENIPNYLTILRMILIVPLLILFPFMWIYKGEYSYDVGIVAFTLIIFIIAMATDYVDGYLARKWNAISSFGKLWDPLADKVITTSVLIFLSFYNIIPFWITVIFIIRDLVVDGTRVVLNKHNINIAASFYGKLKTMVLSFAIVFVSVAYLSAPWIFNNVYWAVLLFNIPTLIALGLSLYAAFDYIYPHRHLFFK from the coding sequence ATGAAAGCCAAGCTTAATTTAAATGTAATTAAAACTAAATTTAATAATACTTTTTCTAATTTAAAAAACATTAAAAAAGAAAATATACCTAATTATTTAACAATTTTAAGAATGATCTTAATAGTTCCTTTATTAATTTTATTTCCATTTATGTGGATTTATAAAGGAGAATATTCTTATGATGTAGGAATTGTTGCTTTTACTTTAATAATATTTATAATTGCTATGGCTACAGATTATGTTGATGGTTATTTAGCTCGTAAATGAAATGCTATAAGTTCATTTGGCAAATTATGAGACCCACTAGCTGATAAAGTAATTACCACTTCTGTTTTAATCTTTTTATCATTTTATAATATTATTCCATTTTGAATCACAGTAATTTTTATTATTCGTGATTTAGTTGTTGATGGTACGAGAGTTGTCTTAAATAAACATAATATCAATATTGCTGCTAGTTTTTATGGTAAATTAAAAACTATGGTTTTAAGCTTTGCAATTGTATTTGTTTCTGTTGCTTATTTATCAGCTCCATGAATTTTTAATAACGTTTATTGAGCTGTTTTATTATTCAATATCCCAACTTTAATTGCTTTAGGATTAAGTTTATATGCAGCTTTTGATTATATTTACCCGCACCGCCACCTTTTCTTTAAATAA
- a CDS encoding MHJ_0274 family protein, protein MNNKNSNTNSTSSVFGTDSSIIIWVILGILILLLLAYILYSYIKEKINAKKTKEAAMQLDKNAAIYYHEVTVKINELIKLNTLEHSNFVVSVGKYKMSHLNYAAAQTISDILEEYEFKNYIVSSQKYETFIANLKVLRDLNSNLWDKKLSQSSIKYFNDLLPEAYQRAKEVISSELTDLRANEILINEIKTRYLSNLNKDFDRSDGNESQA, encoded by the coding sequence ATGAATAATAAGAATTCAAATACAAACTCAACTAGTAGTGTATTTGGTACTGATTCCTCAATTATTATTTGAGTTATTTTAGGTATCTTAATACTACTGCTACTTGCCTATATTTTATATTCATATATAAAAGAAAAAATTAATGCTAAAAAAACTAAAGAAGCAGCAATGCAACTTGATAAAAATGCAGCAATTTACTATCACGAAGTAACTGTAAAAATTAATGAGCTAATTAAATTAAATACATTAGAGCATAGTAATTTTGTAGTAAGTGTTGGAAAATATAAAATGTCGCATTTAAACTATGCTGCTGCTCAAACTATTAGTGATATTTTAGAAGAATACGAGTTTAAAAATTATATTGTTAGTTCACAAAAGTATGAAACTTTCATCGCTAATTTAAAAGTACTTAGAGATTTAAACTCAAATTTATGAGATAAAAAATTATCACAATCTTCAATTAAGTATTTTAATGATTTATTACCTGAAGCTTACCAAAGAGCTAAAGAAGTAATTAGTAGTGAATTAACAGATTTAAGAGCTAATGAAATTTTAATTAATGAAATTAAAACAAGATATTTAAGTAATTTAAATAAAGATTTTGATAGGAGTGATGGAAATGAAAGCCAAGCTTAA
- a CDS encoding diadenylate cyclase, translating into MQIAIIVILSLLLVIGLISLVILLKPAFNYFLKNIVFKSSYDKIGQSSQIRLINQLRESVEYLSKYKIGAIITIENNDVLDNYRTDGIILDANISSGLLISIFNKNSPLHDGAVIIRKNKIYYASTFYKITDKSVPASYGSRHRAAIGISEQTDAVTILVSEQTGLIRLLRKNIILSVRLDQFQEELIKILKG; encoded by the coding sequence ATGCAAATAGCTATTATTGTTATTTTAAGTTTATTATTAGTTATTGGACTTATTTCTTTAGTTATTTTACTTAAACCTGCTTTTAATTATTTTCTTAAAAATATAGTTTTTAAAAGCTCTTACGATAAAATTGGCCAAAGCTCTCAAATTAGGCTTATAAACCAATTACGTGAATCAGTGGAATATTTATCTAAATATAAAATTGGTGCAATTATTACTATAGAAAATAATGATGTGTTAGATAACTACCGTACTGATGGAATAATTTTAGATGCCAATATTTCTAGCGGTCTTTTAATCTCAATTTTTAATAAAAATTCTCCATTACATGATGGAGCTGTAATTATTCGTAAAAACAAAATTTACTATGCTTCAACATTTTATAAAATAACTGATAAATCTGTTCCTGCTTCTTATGGTTCTAGACACCGAGCTGCAATTGGAATTAGTGAACAAACTGATGCAGTAACAATTTTAGTTTCAGAACAAACAGGTTTAATAAGATTACTAAGAAAAAACATTATTTTATCTGTGCGCCTTGATCAATTCCAAGAAGAACTAATCAAGATTCTTAAAGGTTAA
- the rpsB gene encoding 30S ribosomal protein S2 translates to MKTNETQQARVEKDSRPRIDRNPIISREKLLESGSYFGHKTYAWNPKMKEYLVPNKRFKGVHIIDVYKTQNHLEYAYKLVNNLAAKGTEFIFVGTKKQAREAVKAAAERTNSLFVTERWLGGTLTNNATIMRSVNTMEQLEAKAASNFKGYTKKEALEKTKQLEKLHKNLNGIRAMSKMRRLPQVMIVADPNEDEIAIKEARKKGLKVIAILDSNSNPDNVDLGVPGNDDSAKFIQVFMTVIADAIVASRGGRSQFAYQNDEKVVFPETALPKTEENGKVEVKSTKKD, encoded by the coding sequence ATGAAAACAAACGAAACACAACAAGCTAGAGTCGAAAAAGACTCAAGACCTAGAATAGACAGAAATCCAATTATTTCAAGAGAAAAACTTCTTGAATCTGGGTCATACTTTGGGCATAAAACATATGCTTGAAATCCAAAAATGAAGGAATATTTAGTTCCTAACAAAAGATTTAAAGGTGTGCACATTATTGACGTTTATAAAACTCAAAACCACCTTGAATATGCTTACAAACTTGTAAATAACCTTGCAGCAAAAGGAACTGAGTTCATTTTTGTTGGAACTAAAAAACAGGCTCGTGAAGCTGTCAAAGCTGCGGCTGAAAGAACAAATTCATTATTTGTTACTGAAAGATGATTAGGTGGAACATTAACTAACAATGCAACAATTATGCGCAGCGTTAATACTATGGAACAATTAGAAGCTAAAGCTGCAAGCAATTTTAAGGGTTACACTAAAAAAGAAGCTTTAGAAAAAACCAAACAATTAGAAAAATTACACAAAAATTTGAATGGTATTCGTGCTATGAGTAAAATGAGACGTCTACCACAAGTTATGATAGTAGCTGATCCTAATGAAGACGAAATTGCAATTAAGGAAGCAAGAAAAAAAGGATTAAAAGTTATTGCTATTTTAGACTCTAACTCTAATCCTGATAACGTTGATTTAGGTGTACCAGGAAACGATGATTCAGCTAAATTTATCCAAGTATTTATGACAGTTATTGCTGATGCAATCGTTGCTTCACGAGGTGGACGTAGTCAATTTGCATACCAAAATGATGAAAAAGTTGTTTTTCCAGAAACAGCATTACCAAAAACTGAAGAAAATGGTAAAGTTGAAGTTAAATCAACTAAAAAAGATTAA
- the mgtE gene encoding magnesium transporter gives MDKIINKINHELLVEEIKKLIETKKVREIRELQEEITYPNFALVMGDEALNDEERLYLLRVLRTTEAAEIFSYLEDEIKTRLVTLFSDELGKKVLQELETAELVDILEELPVNIMRKVLSQTPKEKRDIINQILLYKDNQVGSIMQVDISILKNSWTGKEALTKIKKDYHNNMTMGHNFYIVDHDGKLLGDITLEEIIFNAEGDLLDNWLNPVTAVYPTDDKEQAAKVFSDNDRSSLPVVSLDNRLIGMISSDAIIDVIHEEATEDMYKMVGISSEVSEENYLKTTIKTIVKSRVLWLIILMLSATLSQYIIQKFTNISEESINQFGITVSTAVIVSLIPIISGSAGNAGSQSTTTVTRAAALGEFHNSQYKKVIAKELLVGTIIGGIMFAINLIRLYIYYAIPTFRNDAFHDGKSDWISLSFIILASSLSLWFVVIFAKFLGTIIPLVAIRFKKDPAVMSAPILTTLSDALSTLIFFGLNILVLYIAWRAGLFDKTPIVSNKNIVLELQNFKTLTNLNLTYFN, from the coding sequence ATGGACAAAATTATTAACAAAATTAACCATGAATTATTAGTTGAAGAAATAAAAAAATTAATTGAAACTAAAAAAGTCAGAGAAATTAGGGAATTACAAGAGGAAATTACTTATCCTAACTTTGCTTTAGTAATGGGTGATGAAGCTTTAAATGATGAAGAGAGACTTTATTTACTAAGAGTTTTAAGAACAACTGAAGCAGCTGAAATTTTTAGTTATTTAGAAGATGAGATTAAAACTAGGCTTGTTACTTTATTTAGTGATGAATTAGGTAAAAAAGTTCTGCAAGAACTTGAAACAGCTGAACTAGTTGATATTTTGGAAGAATTACCAGTTAATATTATGCGTAAAGTACTTTCGCAAACGCCAAAAGAAAAACGTGATATTATTAACCAAATCTTGCTTTATAAAGATAATCAAGTGGGCAGCATTATGCAAGTTGATATTTCAATTCTAAAAAATTCTTGAACTGGCAAAGAAGCTTTAACTAAAATTAAAAAAGATTACCATAATAATATGACAATGGGACATAATTTTTATATTGTTGATCATGATGGTAAACTTTTAGGAGACATTACTTTAGAAGAAATTATTTTTAATGCAGAAGGTGATTTATTAGACAATTGACTTAATCCTGTTACTGCTGTTTATCCAACGGATGACAAAGAACAAGCTGCTAAAGTTTTTAGTGATAATGACCGCTCTTCTTTACCAGTTGTATCACTGGATAATCGTTTAATTGGGATGATTTCTTCTGATGCTATTATTGATGTTATTCATGAAGAAGCTACTGAAGATATGTATAAAATGGTTGGGATTAGCTCTGAAGTATCAGAAGAAAATTACTTAAAAACCACCATTAAAACAATTGTTAAATCAAGAGTTTTATGGTTAATTATCTTAATGCTTTCTGCAACACTTTCACAATACATTATTCAAAAATTTACAAATATTAGCGAAGAGAGTATTAATCAATTTGGTATTACTGTTTCAACTGCTGTAATTGTTTCGTTAATCCCAATTATTAGCGGTTCAGCAGGTAATGCTGGTTCACAATCCACGACCACTGTAACAAGGGCTGCAGCGCTTGGAGAATTTCATAATTCGCAATATAAAAAAGTAATTGCTAAAGAACTATTAGTAGGAACAATTATTGGTGGAATTATGTTTGCAATTAATTTAATTCGCTTATATATTTATTATGCAATTCCAACCTTTCGAAACGACGCTTTCCATGATGGTAAGAGTGATTGAATTTCACTTTCATTTATTATTTTAGCAAGTTCATTATCACTTTGATTTGTTGTTATTTTTGCCAAGTTTTTAGGAACAATTATTCCGCTTGTTGCCATTAGATTTAAAAAAGATCCAGCCGTAATGTCAGCTCCAATTTTAACAACACTGAGTGATGCTTTATCAACACTAATTTTCTTTGGTCTAAATATTTTAGTTTTATATATTGCTTGGCGAGCTGGTCTTTTTGATAAAACTCCTATTGTATCTAATAAAAATATTGTGCTCGAGCTGCAAAATTTTAAAACTTTAACAAATTTAAATTTAACATATTTTAATTAA